From a region of the Malania oleifera isolate guangnan ecotype guangnan chromosome 12, ASM2987363v1, whole genome shotgun sequence genome:
- the LOC131144493 gene encoding calmodulin-binding receptor kinase CaMRLK, with protein sequence MDFSRSCRLLLLFFLLAFAGYRSCNSQICNSGDRYLVSKAFRSVAGFEPSSWFKPLNSSCLYPPITEIKLSSRNLAGTLSWPFFRNLSHLQRLDISGNYLVGSVPGWLWSSIQTLVEVNLSQNQFGGSVGFDPSYSSSPSPIRALNLSRNRFTNQVRLSGFRNLKVLDLSHNDLRILPSGFTDLPHLEYLDVSSCNIFGKSKSVSTLRTLKYLDVSDNAMNGTFPADFPPVLTLEFLNISLNNFTGVLSPENSKKFGKAAFIRAGNFSEYSETPLHKPQSVIVKSLKSDGKRPLVVGLSSASGILIFLVTASAVCVCYFRRKKKIRSMNKWAISRPIQPPFRIEKSGPFQFETESGTSWVADVKESSSAPAVMFEKPLMKLTFTDLIAATSQFGKESQLAEGRCGPLYRAVLPGDLHVAIKVLETAREVARNDAVAMFEELSGLKHPNLLPISGYCIAGREKLVLYEFMSNGDLHRWLHELPAGEPNVEDWSSDLWEYHNEGDTVPRLRSPGKMMWRMRHRIAVGIARGLAYLHHAGSKPIVHGHLVASNVLLADDFEPRIADFGFRRDGDAGSTEDDVYCFGVVLMELLTGKPGSEETVSWARRLVKEGLGADALDPRLRLDDDSVSEAVESLRVGYLCTAEWPGKRPTLRQVLGLLKDIHPTADFS encoded by the exons ATGGACTTCTCCCGCAGTTGCAGACTCCTGCTTCTCTTCTTCCTGCTCGCTTTCGCTGGATATCGATCCTGCAATTCCCAAATCTGCAACTCTGGGGATCGCTATCTCGTCTCCAAGGCCTTCAGGTCCGTCGCTGGTTTCGAACCCTCCAGCTGGTTTAAACCCCTTAATTCCAGCTGCCTATACCCTCCCATCACTGAAATAAAGCTCTCTTCCCGGAATCTCGCCGGCACACTTTCATGGCCGTTCTTCaggaacttgtctcacttgcagAGACTCGACATCTCCGGAAATTATCTGGTAGGGTCGGTTCCGGGCTGGTTGTGGTCGTCGATTCAGACCCTGGTCGAAGTCAATCTGTCCCAGAATCAGTTCGGAGGGAGCGTCGGGTTCGACCCGTCGTACTCTTCGTCTCCGTCACCGATTCGGGCCCTGAATCTCTCCCGCAACAGGTTCACCAATCAGGTTCGGCTGTCGGGGTTTCGGAATCTCAAAGTGCTTGATCTTTCGCACAACGATCTGAGGATTTTGCCTTCTGGGTTCACCGACCTCCCCCACCTCGAGTACTTGGACGTCTCGAGCTGCAACATTTTTGGGAAATCAAAATCCGTTTCGACTCTCCGCACGCTGAAGTACTTGGACGTTTCGGATAATGCCATGAACGGTACTTTCCCCGCCGATTTTCCGCCGGTCCTTACCCTCGAGTTCTTGAACATCTCGCTCAACAACTTCACCGGAGTCCTCAGCCCCGAGAATTCCAAGAAATTTGGAAAAGCTGCGTTTATTCGTGCTGGGAATTTCTCAGAATATTCGGAAACGCCACTTCACAAGCCCCAATCCGTGATCGTGAAAAGCCTCAAATCAGATGGGAAAAGACCTCTGGTCGTTGGATTGTCCTCCGCGTCCGGAATATTAATATTCCTGGTCACGGCCTCGGCCGTTTGTGTTTGTTACTTTCGCCGGAAGAAAAAGATACGGTCAATGAATAAATGGGCCATATCCAGACCGATTCAACCGCCGTTCAGGATCGAGAAATCAGGGCCGTTCCAATTCGAAACCGAGTCCGGCACGTCATGGGTGGCCGACGTCAAAGAATCCTCCTCTGCCCCCGCGGTGATGTTCGAAAAGCCGTTGATGAAGCTCACGTTCACGGACCTAATCGCCGCCACTTCGCAGTTCGGCAAAGAGTCCCAACTTGCCGAGGGCAGGTGTGGCCCTCTCTACCGGGCCGTCCTTCCAGGCGACCTCCATGTCGCAATCAAAGTTCTAGAAACTGCCAGAGAAGTCGCCCGGAATGACGCCGTCGCCATGTTTGAAGAACTCTCCGGGCTCAAGCACCCCAACCTCTTACCCATCTCCGGCTACTGCATTGCAG GGAGGGAGAAGCTGGTTTTGTACGAGTTCATGTCGAACGGCGACTTGCACCGGTGGCTCCACGAGCTGCCGGCGGGGGAGCCCAACGTGGAGGATTGGAGCTCAGATTTGTGGGAGTATCACAACGAAGGAGATACTGTGCCCAGGTTGCGCTCGCCGGGAAAGATGATGTGGCGCATGCGCCACCGCATCGCGGTGGGGATAGCTCGCGGGCTGGCGTACCTCCACCACGCGGGTTCGAAGCCCATCGTGCACGGCCACCTCGTGGCCTCCAACGTCCTGCTGGCCGATGACTTCGAGCCCCGGATCGCGGACTTCGGATTCCGGAGAGACGGCGATGCGGGGTCGACGGAAGACGACGTGTACTGCTTCGGCGTGGTGTTGATGGAACTTCTGACAGGGAAGCCGGGGTCGGAAGAGACGGTGTCGTGGGCGAGGAGATTGGTGAAGGAGGGGTTGGGGGCGGACGCGCTGGACCCGCGGCTGAGACTCGATGATGACTCGGTGAGTGAGGCAGTGGAGAGCCTCCGAGTGGGGTACTTGTGCACGGCGGAGTGGCCTGGGAAAAGACCCACCCTGCGACAGGTGTTGGGCTTGCTGAAGGACATACATCCCACGGCGGACTTCAGTTGA